TCTTGTTTTCCCTCATTACATCACCGTGTCCACACCACTCAATCAAAATGGTGGCTAAATTCAGTGGAAAAAATGGAAAAGACTAGGCCTAGTTATTTTTGACCAAATGACCACCCCCTCTCCATCGtttcctctatttctctctctctgaaatgcCCACCCCCTCTCCATCGtttcctctatttctctctctctgaaatgcCCAACCTCTCTCTATCGtttcctctatttctctctcgctGAAATGCCCACCCCCTCTCCATCGtttcctctatttctctctctctgaaatgcCCACCCCTCTCCATCGtttcctctatttctctctctctgaaatgcCCACACCCTCTCCATCGtttcctctatttctctctctctgaaatgcCCACCCCCTCTCCATCATTTGAAATGCCCAACCTCTCTCCATCGtttcctctatttctctctctctgaaatgcCCAACCTCTCTCTATCGtttcctctatttctctctctcgctctctctgaaaTGCCCAAACTCTCATacgttccccctctctttccctcgctctctctgaaATGCCCAAACTCCCTCTTgcgttccctctctctttccctcgctctctctctgaaatgctgactctctctcccaAGTATTTCTCTAGGGTTAGAAGAGGTCTCCTTTGTGTGTTTATTTAGTAGAGCTTGCAGACAAGGCCACCAGAATCACTGAATCCAATTAACAGAGCTCAGAGCAAAGTAGAAGTTTAAATTAGCTCTGTGTTGTATCTCTATTCTACAGTATGGAGGGGTCACCCCGGGAGACCTCTTATGATACCAAGTGGACAATGGTCTCAGTGGTGCAATGCAATAGAAAACTGACCAGCTGAAACCTTGATCATCCATCCGACCATGCAACCAATCAACCCACGCTaggaaatacaaaacaacaagaaCAATCACCACCCAGGATTGGTCTCTTATCAGCGTCTGtgagtgggtgcaggagaggttGTGTatatggagggaggtgtgtgttcaCCAGTTGTACCTGTTAACAGATGGAGTATGTTCACCCCTCTCCTGGAAGTGTGTGATTCCGATGGAACCTCCACTATAAGAATCCAGGGATCGTGCTGCCCCTACCGATGCCTCTCTAACCAAGAATTCCAGGTCATTATTATTTCAGGTCATTACCAGCCATTATCTGATTGACTTTGATTGGTCGGATATTTGGTTGATTATCatattatttaattcattttagaataattaTTTCATTAGGTAATTTATGCCATATGCAAATATCTGTTTCACCACTTCCATTCTACTGTATGCATTTTTATCGCTTTGTCAAACATCAGGTGGTCTCAGCCATCGGTGAGAAAATTGGCTCCATATGGAAGAAATGGCCTGGGTTTAACGAAGAATGCAACATGGATCATGAATACTTTGGGTTAGAGGGTGAGTTATCCTTCGTTTACACCCGAAGCCATATAGCTAAACCTTGGCTTAATAGCTTTACCTTCAAAACAAATAGAAGTATCTACTGTTCGAGAACACTGCAAAACCCCCTCTCCTCCTAAAATCTCTCAATCCTGCAGTTCCACAGGATATGACATCACAGACCAAACTTCTTCTGCTGGCGGCCACGTTCCTACTGGTAAGCATGAAGAAAAATTCTCCCACAAAAAACACCCCAGATAAAATACTGTGGGAATCAATGAATACAACTTGAACCTGACAAACTCTGTACTCCCTACATTGacccttccatctctctcattctctccctctctctttagaattATATGTTCTTTGAGATGAGCTGAACTGGCACCAGACAATCAGAGATGAGAAAATGTAGGTAATCAAAAGTGGACTATGAGAACTGCAGAGGCCAAATGACCATCGGCGAGTTTCACAGCTTCGCCCGATGCCACACCGCAGCATCATCAGAGATAGAACACATGGACAGTTGTTTGGGGGAGGGGTGCAAATGTTAGCGACACCAAAGATGTACTAGTCTGCATGGCATGACCTCCTTTCCTTTATTTAGTTCTCATGTAGTTGTCCTAGTAGAAGAGATACATCCAATTAAACTGAATAGATACCTTGCATTGGCTTATGCTCCCATCACAACAATTTGACTGATTGACAATCAGTTCATACTTTCTTTGTttggaaaaatacatgttttcctCATCATACATACGCCACCGGTGAAtcacagaatagaacactgaagcCATTGGTTAGCAGCAGATGCATAATCAACATTTATTGCTATAATCCATCAGGTGTATATCCATCAGACAGTACTTTCCTCGTTTTGACAAGACACCCTTTTTCCAGCACCACCCACCCAATCCTAGGCAGTATATCATCAGGGGGGAGAAGATGGAAGGAGCCCCAAGCTCTGGCCTGGGACCAGTTTCTGTTCTGTAGCACTAAATGGTGAGGGGGTCAGATGAGCTGATCCAGGTCAGTGTTCAGGGACTCCTTCTACCCGGGGGAAATATCACAGCAGGGCCACcattctagcctggtcccagatctatttgtGATTTTGACTAACTCCATgatcattgtcaagccaaactgTTTTGCATGACAATTCCATAAGGtgttggcaagagagcagaaacagactgacACCCAGGCTACCACCATTCCACACTGGAGAGATTATGTTGTCACAGATAACATTGTTACAACATTATTACATTGTTGTTAAAGTTGTAATTTTATGTCCATCTTCACTGTGGGATCTTGAAAGGCATTTTGAATGTTTAATCTGGGTTGGGTCCGTCTCGAGGCCAGGCACAGTGATATAGGCAGCTAGGCAGTCCATTCTAAAGAGGCCGTTTCACGTTACCCGCGGTCCCCCTTTAGGATGGTCCCCATCCTTTGGGTTGAAAAGTTCCTGGTCAAAGGTAAAGAATCAAGTTCTCGATTCTCATTAAGTAAATAGAGTTCTCAAAAGGACATATCTTTTTCTAGAAATATATTTTTGTACGTAATAATATTTCTAGTTTAAATAACTAGAGGCATTGTAGTTAAAATACTGCACTATAATAAAATAACTTCCACCAGCAACCCTGTTTAGTTTCAGagttaaaaaaaaacagatacatTTTCTCTGCTGTACATTTAAAACTCTACCAAAGGGAACTGTGATTGTGCTACACAAtgatgaatatactgtatatacctatTTATGGGAAGGGTTTGGTTTAATATTCTGTTAGAAGAAGATTCCGTCAACAGTCATTGGCCAAAGTCTCCCTCTGTTGGCAGATCAGGGACAGTGTAGCTTGAAAAACACCCACTGAGGTTTCATTAATCTCTGACTGACAGGCAGATAAAAAAGCATTTTTCTTATTTGCTCCAACCAACCGACAACCGGCTTGGTTCCGTGTTCCGTACAGTGGATTTTCTTTTTCAGTTAAGTTCAAATGGGTTCCATGAGCCATAGAAAGGAAGGAATGCTCTTTTGCCACTGTcccccctctcttcatctctctctatctctccctcgctgtcGCCATGTAAAACAGTACTGATCCTTAAAAAGGTATTATTCCTCCGGATTTCATCCAAAAGACACTACACACAAATctagagatatgagagagagacaaacataaACAGAGACAGTTAGGTTATTGAAACACTCAGTTCCTATAATTGACTACTAGCGTACTAATACAGTAGTACTAATAATAGTACTGATCATGACTAGTGTCATGATTTCCATGCACAGAGACACAACAGAAGTAAGAACATGAGGCAAGCCAGTGTGTAGGAATATGAATTAAGACATAGCAGCTCCTACCCTTGGCAGAAACTCACAGCTTTAGAGACTAGCGACCACCAACAGCGTTCACCAGACCATGGAAGTCCTCCCAGGCCCTGAGAACAGACAGAACCCCCCAGGTATCACAGACTGTTTTAGCCTACTGAGCTAAAGCCGAGTAGCTCAGGCATtagctctgtgtttgtgtgtgtgtgtatttacttgATGCTGTCGGTGTGTGTCTTGTACTCCATAATGGTGTTGGGGGGTAGGTTGAGGACCCTACGTAGAGTGTCTCTGATCCGGGTAATGGTGGCCTGGTCACTGGCTGTCTTGTTCCAGATGGAGATTATGTCCTCCTGGAGGAAAGACATGAgggaagcatggtgttggcaacaatagacactggaacagagaatgtgtgtgtgtctgtgtgtgcatgcgcgcgTCTGGCTCTATGTATGTGTGTACCTGGAAGCGTACAGACACCACAGCGCCACAGATCTCCTCCCCCACCATAAACTGTTCCCCCAGCATGGCCAGAATCAGATTCTCCCAGCAACGAGACGCCAGGCCCTTCCTCAGCCGGATAATCCACTTCCCACCTAGCTTATTGGCATCGtcctagagagacacagagagaagatagacatGGGCATTAGGCAGGAAACAAATGTgtcatattcattagggcacaccgaaACCAAACATTCTGCAATTGAAAAAGAAAATGAGCATTCCTAATTAGTTTAGGCAGTCCCTTCCTGATCCCGTCTGTTTTCTTCTATTTGcttcctaatgaatacaaccctggtaATGGGGAACAGGTGAAGACAGTGATCTAAGGTCAGCTGAGTGAGCTCATAAAGATAAGGATAGATCAAAAGAATACAGGAAGCGAGACATCCCACTCCCCCAATGAAAAGAAAATGAACTAAGTAGACAAGACCCAGCTGCTATcgcattggtgtctatgggagagcCACCCACTTTAGACAGAAACTGAAAAAAATGTTAAATGGTAAACAGCCTGAGTGAACTATCtccatttatccaccatctttgctaCCCACCTCCCACATGGGTTTGATACCTTCCTTGAAAAGGTGGAAGTCGCTGTGGCCTGTCAGGTCGCCCGGACGGATCATGTGACTGTAGAAACGCCAAAACTGCTCCACCTGGTGGACCGGAGGACAGATTTAGTCTAGAACCCTAGATACATACTAAACTAGATCAGTTGAGTCTAGAAACTGCAAAGGTGAAAGGCAAAGAACAACGGTTCCCAATAGGGACTAACCGAGGCAAAGCTGCCGATCTGTTTGATGTTGGATTCGTAGCTCTGGGTGCTGGCAGGC
Above is a window of Salmo salar chromosome ssa03, Ssal_v3.1, whole genome shotgun sequence DNA encoding:
- the eif4e2 gene encoding eukaryotic translation initiation factor 4E type 2 isoform X1 — encoded protein: MNNKFDALKDDDSGDHDQDQGSQKDCEKEKNDNDEDNDQNTAKKKVCVSPKYNATIAVPGVGEHPLQYNYSFWYSRRTPGRPASTQSYESNIKQIGSFASVEQFWRFYSHMIRPGDLTGHSDFHLFKEGIKPMWEDDANKLGGKWIIRLRKGLASRCWENLILAMLGEQFMVGEEICGAVVSVRFQEDIISIWNKTASDQATITRIRDTLRRVLNLPPNTIMEYKTHTDSIKAWEDFHGLVNAVGGR
- the eif4e2 gene encoding eukaryotic translation initiation factor 4E type 2 isoform X2, with amino-acid sequence MNNKFDALKDDDSGDHDQDQGSQKDCEKEKNDNDEDNDQNTAKKKIAVPGVGEHPLQYNYSFWYSRRTPGRPASTQSYESNIKQIGSFASVEQFWRFYSHMIRPGDLTGHSDFHLFKEGIKPMWEDDANKLGGKWIIRLRKGLASRCWENLILAMLGEQFMVGEEICGAVVSVRFQEDIISIWNKTASDQATITRIRDTLRRVLNLPPNTIMEYKTHTDSIKAWEDFHGLVNAVGGR